In a genomic window of Vigna angularis cultivar LongXiaoDou No.4 chromosome 6, ASM1680809v1, whole genome shotgun sequence:
- the LOC108342495 gene encoding uncharacterized protein LOC108342495 encodes MADLGVFLNQSCAAGGGAMGNKDFDEDVWSVDYEKDDSAPNTTRACKESCGSSSSWRLPTATRKIPRASSNTPPSSDAPLLKGSSEPMDIPDWSKIYGKSCKKGSKDDGSCSKGGDDEDDDMVPPHEWIARKLARSQISSFSVCEGMGRTLKGRDLSKVRNAILAKTGFIE; translated from the coding sequence ATGGCAGATCTAGGTGTTTTTCTGAATCAAAGTTGTGCTGCTGGTGGAGGAGCAATGGGAAACAAAGATTTTGATGAAGATGTGTGGAGTGTGGACTACGAGAAAGATGATTCTGCCCCAAATACCACAAGGGCATGCAAGGAATCTtgtggttcttcttcttcatggcGTTTACCTACTGCCACAAGAAAGATTCCAAGGGCTAGTTCCAACACCCCACCTTCTTCTGATGCTCCATTGTTGAAAGGTTCCTCAGAACCCATGGATATCCCTGACTGGTCTAAAATTTATGGGAAGAGTTGCAAGAAAGGGTCAAAGGATGATGGTTCATGCAGCAAAGGTggtgatgatgaggatgatgacaTGGTGCCTCCACATGAATGGATTGCAAGAAAGCTTGCAAGAAGCCAgatttcttctttctctgtGTGTGAAGGGATGGGGAGGACTCTGAAAGGGAGAGATCTTAGCAAGGTGAGGAATGCTATTTTGGCCAAAACTGGCTTCATAGAGTAG
- the LOC108342757 gene encoding starch synthase 3, chloroplastic/amyloplastic isoform X1, protein MEMSLQLNCKAVFPYRSGCVKLNSFPGVLPRRSVTFESGFVCSPCKAGWGVSFVSASADFPRRRQQKKVAVTRPKGTAAKGFVPSKRNARLKKGDSLTPVVSEVSGGDKKQTVDVNIDDDKEGGVEFSEDERFEVIDRTDEIVGDVGELLLLDETVDVIESSQANISMTDEDVEVLGLKEDIPYDGGVGIVQDSGEGFLDHAEIDESVKDTDTDTLGEITEEAVEESSTADDDRIKEEASRLLSLELEENQRQQEIESIAEEKVSQGTKLFVYPPVVKPDQDIEVFLNKSLSALSDEPHIQIMGAFNDWKWKSFSVRLNKTRLNGDWWSCQLYVPREAYQVDLVFFNGENVYDNNDQKDFRIPIEGGMDALAFENFLLEEKRKELEELARVQAERERQAEEQRRIEADRAAKEEDRSRARVEVQKMRETLPQLLKNAVKSIDNVWYIEPSEFKDNDLIRLYYNRSSGPLAHANEIWIHGGHNNWKYGLSIIERFIKSVLKGDDWWYADVVVPDQALVLDWVFADGPPQKAGVYDNNHKQDFHAIVPTVTLDEQYWVEEEQLIYRKLQEERRLREEAIRAKAEKTAQMKAETKERTLKRFLLSQKHIVFTDPLDVQAGSTVTVFYNPSNTNLNGKPEVWFRGSFNRWTHCNGPLPPQRMLPAENGTHVKASVKVPLDAYMMDFVLSESEHGGVFDNKFGMDYHIPVFGGIVKEPPLHIIHIAVEMAPIAKVGGLGDVVTSLSRAIQDLNHNVDIILPKYDCLNLSNVKDFEYHRNYLWGGTEIKVWRGNVEGLSVYFLEPQNGFFQVGCVYGRGNDAERFGFFCHAALEFLLQNGFHPDIIHCHDWSSAPVAWIFKDNYAHYGLSKARLVFTIHNLEFGAQFIGKAMQYADRATTVSPTYSREIAGNPVIAPHLPKFHGIINGIDPDIWDPYNDKFIPVSYSSENVVEGKRASKEALQQRLGLKRADLPLVGIITRLTHQKGIHLIKHAIWRTLERGGQVVLLGSAPDPRIQNDFVNLANQLHSSHNDRARLCLAYDEPLSHLIYAGADFILVPSIFEPCGLTQLTAMRYGSIPVVRKTGGLFDTVFDVDHDKDRAQAQGLETNGFNFDGADVGGVDYALNRAITAWYDGRDWFNSLCKRVMEQDWSWNRPALDYLELYHAARKIE, encoded by the exons ATGGAGATGTCTTTGCAACTAAACTGCAAAGCCGTGTTCCCCTACAGAAGCGGTTGTGTGAAGCTGAACTCGTTTCCTGGGGTGTTACCTCGTCGTTCTGTAACGTTTGAAAGTGGTTTCGTG TGTTCCCCGTGCAAAGCAGGTTGGGGTGTTTCTTTCGTCAGTGCCAGTGCag ATTTTCCTCGGAGGAGGCAACAGAAGAAGGTGGCAGTTACAAGGCCCAAAGGCACTGCTGCAAAGGGTTTTGTCCCAAGCAAAAGGAATGCAAGATTGAAGAAGGGAGATTCATTAACTCCTGTGGTCAGCGAGGTTTCAGGGGGCGATAAGAAACAAACAGTTGATGTGAATATTGACGATGATAAAGAAGGGGGGGTTGAATTTTCAGAAGACGAGAGGTTTGAGGTTATAGATAGAACTGATGAAATTGTTGGGGATGTGGGGGAATTATTGTTGTTAGATGAGACCGTGGATGTTATTGAGAGCAGTCAAGCCAACATTTCTATGACTGATGAGGATGTTGAGGTTCTCGGGTTAAAGGAGGATATTCCTTACGATGGAGGTGTTGGAATTGTTCAAGATTCAGGAGAAGGGTTTTTGGATCATGCCGAAATTGATGAAAGTGTTAAAGATACAGATACTGATACCCTTGGTGAAATAACTGAGGAAGCTGTTGAGGAATCAAGCACTGCTGATGATGATAGAATAAAGGAGGAAGCTTCTCGGCTGTTGAGTTTGGAGTTGGAAGAAAATCAGCGCCAGCAGGAGATAGAGAGCATAGCAGAGGAAAAAGTTTCTCAAGGGACCAAGCTGTTTGTGTATCCTCCTGTTGTTAAACCTGATCAAGATATAGAAGTGTTCCTTAATAAGAGCCTTTCAGCACTAAGTGATGAACCACACATTCAAATCATGGGGGCATTCAATGATTGGAAGTGGAAATCTTTTTCCGTTAGGTTGAATAAGACACGTCTCAATGGAGATTGGTGGTCTTGCCAATTATACGTGCCAAGAGAGGCCTACCAGGTAGATTTGGTGTTCTTCAACGGAGAAAATGTCTATGACAATAATGACCAAAAAGACTTCCGCATACCCATTGAGGGAGGAATGGATGCATTAGCATTTGAAAATTTCTTACTTGAGGAGAAACGTAAAGAATTAGAAGAACTTGCTAGGGTGCAAGCTGAAAGGGAAAGACAAGCTGAAGAGCAAAGGCGAATTGAGGCAGACAGAGCTGCAAAGGAAGAGGACAGGTCACGGGCGAGGGTGGAAGTTCAAAAAATGCGAGAAACATTACCACAATTGTTGAAAAATGCTGTAAAATCAATTGATAATGTTTGGTATATTGAACCTAGCGAATTTAAAGACAACGACTTGATCAGATTATATTATAACAGAAGCTCAGGTCCTCTTGCACATGCTAATGAAATATGGATTCATGGTGGGCACAATAATTGGAAGTATGGATTATCAATCATTGAAAGGTTTATCAAATCTGTTTTAAAAGGAGATGACTGGTGGTATGCCGATG TTGTTGTACCTGACCAAGCTCTGGTCCTGGATTGGGTCTTTGCTGATGGCCCACCTCAGAAGGCAGGTGTGTATGATAACAATCATAAACAAGATTTCCACGCCATTGTCCCTACAGTTACACTTGATGAACAGTATTGGGTTGAAGAAGAGCAACTGATATATCGAAAGCTTCAGGAGGAGAGGAGGTTAAGAGAGGAAGCTATACGTGCCAAG GCCGAGAAAACAGCACAAATGAAAGCCGAAACAAAGGAAAGAACTTTGAAAAGATTTTTGCTTTCTCAAAAGCATATTGTATTCACGGACCCACTTGACGTTCAAGCAGGGAGTACAGTGACAGTATTTTATAACCCCTCCAACACAAATCTAAATGGAAAGCCTGAGGTTTGGTTTAGAGGTTCATTTAATCGTTGGACTCACTGTAATGGTCCATTGCCTCCTCAGAGAATGTTACCTGCAGAGAATGGTACTCATGTCAAAGCCTCTG TTAAGGTTCCACTGGATGCATACATGATGGACTTTGTATTATCTGAGAGCGAACACGGTGGAGTTTTTGATAACAAATTTGGAATGGATTATCACATTCCAGTTTTTGGAGGTATTGTAAAGGAACCACCTTTGCATATAATCCATATTGCTGTGGAAATGGCCCCAATTGCAAAA GTTGGGGGCCTTGGTGATGTTGTTACTAGTCTATCCCGAGCTATTCAGGATTTAAATCACAACGTGGACATTATTCTTCCAAAGTATGACTGCTTGAACCTTAGCaat GTAAAGGACTTTGAATATCACAGGAACTATTTATGGGGAGGGACTGAAATAAAAGTATGGCGTGGAAATGTCGAAGGTCTCTCTGTCTATTTTCTGGAGCCTCAAAATGG GTTCTTTCAAGTTGGCTGTGTATATGGTCGTGGGAATGATGCAGAGAGATTTGGTTTCTTTTGTCATGCTGCTCTTGAGTTTCTACTCCAAAATGGATTTCATCCT GATATCATTCACTGCCACGATTGGTCAAGCGCTCCGGTTGCATGGATATTTAAAGACAACTATGCTCATTACGGTCTTAGTAAAGCACGACTTGTCTTCACTATTCATAACCTTGAATTTGGAGCCCAATTCATTGGAAAAGCTATGCAATATGCTGACAGAGCTACAACT GTCTCTCCCACATATTCAAGAGAGATTGCTGGTAATCCTGTAATTGCTCCTCATCTTCCCAAGTTCCATGGTATAATAAATGGAATCGATCCAGATATATGGGACCCATATAATGATAAATTCATTCCT GTATCATACTCATCAGAAAACGTTGTTGAAGGAAAAAGAGCTTCTAAGGAAGCCTTGCAACAAAGGCTTGGTTTAAAAAGAGCTGATCTTCCTTTAGTAGGAATTATTACTCGATTGACTCATCAGAAAGGGATCCATCTCATCAAACATGCCATTTGGCGCACCCTAGAACGTGGTGGACAG GTTGTATTGCTTGGTTCGGCCCCAGATCCTCGTATCCAAAATGATTTTGTGAATTTGGCAAATCAATTGCATTCCTCTCATAATGATCGTGCTAGACTTTGCCTTGCATACGATGAGCCTCTTTCGCACTTG ATATATGCTGGTGCTGATTTCATTCTTGTTCCTTCAATCTTTGAGCCATGTGGACTCACTCAACTAACTGCAATGAGATACGGTTCAATACCTGTTGTTCGAAAAACTGGAG GACTTTTTGATACCGTATTTGACGTTGATCACGATAAGGATAGAGCACAAGCACAGGGTCTTGAGACAAATGGATTTAATTTTGATGGAGCTGATGTTGGAGGTGTTGATTATGCTCTCAATAG GGCAATAACAGCATGGTATGATGGCCGTGATTGGTTCAACAGTTTATGCAAAAGGGTGATGGAGCAAGACTGGTCTTGGAACCGGCCTGCTCTTGACTATTTGGAGCTTTACCATGCAGCACGCAAGATAGAATGA
- the LOC108342757 gene encoding soluble starch synthase 3, chloroplastic/amyloplastic isoform X2 codes for MEMSLQLNCKAVFPYRSGCVKLNSFPGVLPRRSVTFESGFVCSPCKAGWGVSFVSASADFPRRRQQKKVAVTRPKGTAAKGFVPSKRNARLKKGDSLTPVVSEVSGGDKKQTVDVNIDDDKEGGVEFSEDERFEVIDRTDEIVGDVGELLLLDETVDVIESSQANISMTDEDVEVLGLKEDIPYDGGVGIVQDSGEGFLDHAEIDESVKDTDTDTLGEITEEAVEESSTADDDRIKEEASRLLSLELEENQRQQEIESIAEEKVSQGTKLFVYPPVVKPDQDIEVFLNKSLSALSDEPHIQIMGAFNDWKWKSFSVRLNKTRLNGDWWSCQLYVPREAYQVDLVFFNGENVYDNNDQKDFRIPIEGGMDALAFENFLLEEKRKELEELARVQAERERQAEEQRRIEADRAAKEEDRSRARVEVQKMRETLPQLLKNAVKSIDNVWYIEPSEFKDNDLIRLYYNRSSGPLAHANEIWIHGGHNNWKYGLSIIERFIKSVLKGDDWWYADVVVPDQALVLDWVFADGPPQKAGVYDNNHKQDFHAIVPTVTLDEQYWVEEEQLIYRKLQEERRLREEAIRAKAEKTAQMKAETKERTLKRFLLSQKHIVFTDPLDVQAGSTVTVFYNPSNTNLNGKPEVWFRGSFNRWTHCNGPLPPQRMLPAENGTHVKASVKVPLDAYMMDFVLSESEHGGVFDNKFGMDYHIPVFGGIVKEPPLHIIHIAVEMAPIAKVGGLGDVVTSLSRAIQDLNHNVDIILPKYDCLNLSNVKDFEYHRNYLWGGTEIKVWRGNVEGLSVYFLEPQNGFFQVGCVYGRGNDAERFGFFCHAALEFLLQNGFHPDIIHCHDWSSAPVAWIFKDNYAHYGLSKARLVFTIHNLEFGAQFIGKAMQYADRATTVSPTYSREIAGNPVIAPHLPKFHGIINGIDPDIWDPYNDKFIPVSYSSENVVEGKRASKEALQQRLGLKRADLPLVGIITRLTHQKGIHLIKHAIWRTLERGGQVVLLGSAPDPRIQNDFVNLANQLHSSHNDRARLCLAYDEPLSHLDFLIPYLTLITIRIEHKHRVLRQMDLILMELMLEVLIMLSIGQ; via the exons ATGGAGATGTCTTTGCAACTAAACTGCAAAGCCGTGTTCCCCTACAGAAGCGGTTGTGTGAAGCTGAACTCGTTTCCTGGGGTGTTACCTCGTCGTTCTGTAACGTTTGAAAGTGGTTTCGTG TGTTCCCCGTGCAAAGCAGGTTGGGGTGTTTCTTTCGTCAGTGCCAGTGCag ATTTTCCTCGGAGGAGGCAACAGAAGAAGGTGGCAGTTACAAGGCCCAAAGGCACTGCTGCAAAGGGTTTTGTCCCAAGCAAAAGGAATGCAAGATTGAAGAAGGGAGATTCATTAACTCCTGTGGTCAGCGAGGTTTCAGGGGGCGATAAGAAACAAACAGTTGATGTGAATATTGACGATGATAAAGAAGGGGGGGTTGAATTTTCAGAAGACGAGAGGTTTGAGGTTATAGATAGAACTGATGAAATTGTTGGGGATGTGGGGGAATTATTGTTGTTAGATGAGACCGTGGATGTTATTGAGAGCAGTCAAGCCAACATTTCTATGACTGATGAGGATGTTGAGGTTCTCGGGTTAAAGGAGGATATTCCTTACGATGGAGGTGTTGGAATTGTTCAAGATTCAGGAGAAGGGTTTTTGGATCATGCCGAAATTGATGAAAGTGTTAAAGATACAGATACTGATACCCTTGGTGAAATAACTGAGGAAGCTGTTGAGGAATCAAGCACTGCTGATGATGATAGAATAAAGGAGGAAGCTTCTCGGCTGTTGAGTTTGGAGTTGGAAGAAAATCAGCGCCAGCAGGAGATAGAGAGCATAGCAGAGGAAAAAGTTTCTCAAGGGACCAAGCTGTTTGTGTATCCTCCTGTTGTTAAACCTGATCAAGATATAGAAGTGTTCCTTAATAAGAGCCTTTCAGCACTAAGTGATGAACCACACATTCAAATCATGGGGGCATTCAATGATTGGAAGTGGAAATCTTTTTCCGTTAGGTTGAATAAGACACGTCTCAATGGAGATTGGTGGTCTTGCCAATTATACGTGCCAAGAGAGGCCTACCAGGTAGATTTGGTGTTCTTCAACGGAGAAAATGTCTATGACAATAATGACCAAAAAGACTTCCGCATACCCATTGAGGGAGGAATGGATGCATTAGCATTTGAAAATTTCTTACTTGAGGAGAAACGTAAAGAATTAGAAGAACTTGCTAGGGTGCAAGCTGAAAGGGAAAGACAAGCTGAAGAGCAAAGGCGAATTGAGGCAGACAGAGCTGCAAAGGAAGAGGACAGGTCACGGGCGAGGGTGGAAGTTCAAAAAATGCGAGAAACATTACCACAATTGTTGAAAAATGCTGTAAAATCAATTGATAATGTTTGGTATATTGAACCTAGCGAATTTAAAGACAACGACTTGATCAGATTATATTATAACAGAAGCTCAGGTCCTCTTGCACATGCTAATGAAATATGGATTCATGGTGGGCACAATAATTGGAAGTATGGATTATCAATCATTGAAAGGTTTATCAAATCTGTTTTAAAAGGAGATGACTGGTGGTATGCCGATG TTGTTGTACCTGACCAAGCTCTGGTCCTGGATTGGGTCTTTGCTGATGGCCCACCTCAGAAGGCAGGTGTGTATGATAACAATCATAAACAAGATTTCCACGCCATTGTCCCTACAGTTACACTTGATGAACAGTATTGGGTTGAAGAAGAGCAACTGATATATCGAAAGCTTCAGGAGGAGAGGAGGTTAAGAGAGGAAGCTATACGTGCCAAG GCCGAGAAAACAGCACAAATGAAAGCCGAAACAAAGGAAAGAACTTTGAAAAGATTTTTGCTTTCTCAAAAGCATATTGTATTCACGGACCCACTTGACGTTCAAGCAGGGAGTACAGTGACAGTATTTTATAACCCCTCCAACACAAATCTAAATGGAAAGCCTGAGGTTTGGTTTAGAGGTTCATTTAATCGTTGGACTCACTGTAATGGTCCATTGCCTCCTCAGAGAATGTTACCTGCAGAGAATGGTACTCATGTCAAAGCCTCTG TTAAGGTTCCACTGGATGCATACATGATGGACTTTGTATTATCTGAGAGCGAACACGGTGGAGTTTTTGATAACAAATTTGGAATGGATTATCACATTCCAGTTTTTGGAGGTATTGTAAAGGAACCACCTTTGCATATAATCCATATTGCTGTGGAAATGGCCCCAATTGCAAAA GTTGGGGGCCTTGGTGATGTTGTTACTAGTCTATCCCGAGCTATTCAGGATTTAAATCACAACGTGGACATTATTCTTCCAAAGTATGACTGCTTGAACCTTAGCaat GTAAAGGACTTTGAATATCACAGGAACTATTTATGGGGAGGGACTGAAATAAAAGTATGGCGTGGAAATGTCGAAGGTCTCTCTGTCTATTTTCTGGAGCCTCAAAATGG GTTCTTTCAAGTTGGCTGTGTATATGGTCGTGGGAATGATGCAGAGAGATTTGGTTTCTTTTGTCATGCTGCTCTTGAGTTTCTACTCCAAAATGGATTTCATCCT GATATCATTCACTGCCACGATTGGTCAAGCGCTCCGGTTGCATGGATATTTAAAGACAACTATGCTCATTACGGTCTTAGTAAAGCACGACTTGTCTTCACTATTCATAACCTTGAATTTGGAGCCCAATTCATTGGAAAAGCTATGCAATATGCTGACAGAGCTACAACT GTCTCTCCCACATATTCAAGAGAGATTGCTGGTAATCCTGTAATTGCTCCTCATCTTCCCAAGTTCCATGGTATAATAAATGGAATCGATCCAGATATATGGGACCCATATAATGATAAATTCATTCCT GTATCATACTCATCAGAAAACGTTGTTGAAGGAAAAAGAGCTTCTAAGGAAGCCTTGCAACAAAGGCTTGGTTTAAAAAGAGCTGATCTTCCTTTAGTAGGAATTATTACTCGATTGACTCATCAGAAAGGGATCCATCTCATCAAACATGCCATTTGGCGCACCCTAGAACGTGGTGGACAG GTTGTATTGCTTGGTTCGGCCCCAGATCCTCGTATCCAAAATGATTTTGTGAATTTGGCAAATCAATTGCATTCCTCTCATAATGATCGTGCTAGACTTTGCCTTGCATACGATGAGCCTCTTTCGCACTTG GACTTTTTGATACCGTATTTGACGTTGATCACGATAAGGATAGAGCACAAGCACAGGGTCTTGAGACAAATGGATTTAATTTTGATGGAGCTGATGTTGGAGGTGTTGATTATGCTCTCAATAG GGCAATAA